Proteins from a genomic interval of Syngnathus scovelli strain Florida unplaced genomic scaffold, RoL_Ssco_1.2 HiC_scaffold_179, whole genome shotgun sequence:
- the LOC125985623 gene encoding small ribosomal subunit protein eS21 isoform X3 translates to MTQQWWASSKTTMTQHTERSSASNRIIGAKDHASVQINIAEVDNVTGRFNSQFKTYAICGAIRRMGESDDSILRLAKNDGVVAKNI, encoded by the exons atgacacaacagtggtgggcctcatcaaagacaacgatgactcagcatacagagaggag ctctgcgagcaaccggatcatcggagccaaggaccacgcttccgtgcagatcaacatagcagag gtggacaatgtcacgggtcgtttcaacagtcagttcaagacctatgccatctgtggcgccatccgcagaatg ggggagtctgatgattccatcctcaggctggcaaagaatgatggtgttgttgccaa gaacatctga